A part of Streptantibioticus cattleyicolor NRRL 8057 = DSM 46488 genomic DNA contains:
- a CDS encoding outer membrane protein assembly factor BamB family protein, with product MRGARGPVAALAGVIAGILALAVALTFWGPGSSSSTEVSPAPAASAPAARPGFTWSLRTADTGTFVGLWSTATSVVLGSKYGLTAYDAASGDRIWSWRPPGNGLLCNMSPDTSFGTGAFIYGVWAANPGIERCDHLQTVSLASGRLGWTRPVDLVGAGSTGFPDRLGGTSLSISGYVVTTPFAGSRTHDQRGTDLLSVDVRTGRVRWSTDFGPAGMPGGCRLSGPAQALVGMVYVLAECGDQARLFSLGDGPPSRPAGMIALPGCNSVRPYTAVRRSLSGFMTVRGSRLLVGCYLADPGGGSLYVLPAGTGRPVPLDTAGAATNTVAFASGVVYGPANLVLSSDTLYLVKGDNRANGRTDGVIAVDLATGRQRWNTTLPGASSVALTAATDSGVEVLTGTGDHASLHTVTRTGQVTPAPSWPTEQATSFRWDPHVNPPRAARTGDRLAIAFPGSYEPDRTSLGVLPLGVRRG from the coding sequence ATGCGTGGGGCGCGTGGACCGGTGGCCGCGCTCGCGGGCGTGATCGCCGGGATCCTCGCCCTCGCCGTCGCCCTCACGTTCTGGGGCCCCGGCTCCTCGTCCTCCACCGAGGTTTCTCCCGCCCCCGCCGCCTCCGCCCCCGCCGCGCGGCCGGGGTTCACCTGGTCGTTGCGTACCGCGGACACCGGCACCTTCGTGGGGCTGTGGAGTACGGCGACGTCCGTGGTGCTGGGCAGCAAGTACGGGCTGACCGCGTACGACGCCGCCTCCGGCGACCGGATCTGGTCCTGGAGACCGCCGGGGAACGGGCTGTTGTGCAACATGAGCCCCGACACGTCCTTCGGCACGGGCGCCTTCATCTACGGTGTGTGGGCCGCGAACCCGGGCATCGAGAGGTGCGATCACCTCCAGACCGTCTCCCTGGCCTCCGGCCGGCTCGGCTGGACACGCCCGGTCGACCTGGTCGGGGCCGGCTCCACCGGCTTTCCCGACCGGCTCGGCGGTACCTCACTGTCCATCAGCGGCTACGTGGTGACGACGCCCTTCGCGGGGTCCCGGACCCATGACCAGCGCGGCACCGACCTGCTCAGCGTCGACGTGCGCACCGGCCGGGTGAGGTGGTCGACCGACTTCGGCCCGGCGGGCATGCCGGGCGGATGCCGCCTGAGCGGACCGGCACAGGCGCTGGTGGGGATGGTCTACGTCCTGGCCGAGTGCGGCGACCAGGCCAGGCTGTTCTCCCTCGGTGACGGTCCGCCGTCCCGCCCGGCCGGGATGATCGCCCTGCCCGGGTGCAACAGCGTGCGGCCGTACACCGCGGTGCGCCGGAGTCTGTCCGGCTTCATGACCGTCCGTGGCTCCCGTCTGCTGGTCGGCTGCTATCTGGCCGATCCGGGTGGCGGCTCGCTCTACGTGTTGCCCGCGGGCACGGGCCGGCCGGTCCCGCTGGACACGGCCGGGGCCGCCACCAACACGGTGGCCTTCGCCTCCGGGGTCGTGTACGGGCCGGCCAACCTTGTCCTGAGTTCGGACACGTTGTACCTGGTCAAGGGCGACAACCGCGCCAACGGCCGCACGGACGGCGTCATAGCGGTGGACCTCGCCACCGGACGGCAGCGCTGGAACACCACACTGCCGGGCGCCTCCTCGGTCGCTCTGACGGCAGCCACCGACTCCGGCGTCGAAGTGCTGACCGGTACGGGCGACCACGCTTCGCTCCATACCGTGACCCGTACCGGTCAGGTGACGCCGGCACCATCGTGGCCGACCGAGCAGGCCACCTCCTTCCGCTGGGACCCCCACGTCAACCCCCCTCGGGCCGCACGCACGGGAGACCGTCTCGCCATCGCCTTCCCCGGCTCGTACGAACCTGACCGGACGAGCCTCGGGGTCCTGCCCCTGGGGGTGCGCCGTGGCTGA
- a CDS encoding TetR/AcrR family transcriptional regulator — MTSRNAASTRQRILEQAQRQFAQHGYAAITVKGVADAAGVSPNLITRYFGGKEGLFLAATRVEIPVTTSLDGDLSTLGARLAAGIVERWFGAPGKDPLLILQRASGERPEAAEALAAFLDTHSLDPLHGYLRDSGLDDADARNRAAAIDAFVLGVSTRRRVLRSELGDPADLQAWLSATIQRLADG, encoded by the coding sequence ATGACTTCGCGTAATGCGGCCTCCACTCGCCAGCGGATCCTGGAGCAGGCACAACGCCAGTTCGCCCAGCACGGGTACGCGGCGATCACGGTCAAAGGCGTGGCCGACGCCGCCGGGGTGTCGCCCAACCTCATCACGCGCTACTTCGGCGGGAAGGAGGGCCTTTTCCTGGCGGCGACCCGGGTCGAGATCCCGGTCACCACCTCGCTCGACGGTGACCTCTCCACGCTGGGTGCGCGCCTCGCGGCCGGCATCGTCGAGCGCTGGTTCGGCGCGCCCGGGAAGGATCCGCTGCTCATCCTGCAACGCGCGTCCGGTGAACGTCCCGAGGCGGCGGAGGCGCTGGCCGCCTTCCTCGACACCCACTCGCTGGATCCGCTCCACGGCTACCTGCGCGACAGTGGCCTGGACGACGCGGACGCCCGCAACCGAGCCGCGGCGATCGACGCCTTCGTGCTCGGCGTCTCGACCCGCCGCCGGGTCCTGCGTTCCGAACTCGGCGACCCCGCCGACCTCCAGGCATGGCTGAGCGCCACCATCCAACGCCTCGCCGACGGCTGA
- a CDS encoding epoxide hydrolase family protein: protein MDHGLLERIQRTRRVTTPWSDDTTRGISGTHLDALLERWANGYDWGVHERRIGALPWVTVRAGGSDLRVIHQRSADPGAPVVVLLHGWPDSVLRFERVLPLLADMHVVVPALPGFPFAAPLTVPGMSANRIAGIVADALDELGHPRYTVSGGDVGGTVAELLAAWEQPELYVDDLRRAVELGR, encoded by the coding sequence ATGGACCACGGGTTGCTGGAACGAATCCAGCGGACGCGTCGTGTCACCACCCCTTGGAGTGACGACACGACGCGCGGCATCAGCGGCACTCACCTCGACGCACTGCTCGAACGCTGGGCGAACGGATACGACTGGGGTGTGCACGAGCGACGCATCGGCGCGCTCCCTTGGGTCACGGTGCGGGCAGGCGGCAGCGACCTGCGGGTGATCCACCAGCGGTCCGCGGATCCCGGCGCCCCGGTCGTCGTGCTGCTGCACGGCTGGCCGGACTCGGTGCTGCGGTTCGAGCGCGTCCTGCCTTTGCTCGCCGACATGCACGTGGTGGTTCCGGCGCTGCCGGGCTTTCCCTTCGCGGCCCCGCTCACCGTTCCCGGTATGTCGGCCAACCGGATCGCCGGGATCGTCGCGGACGCTCTCGACGAACTCGGCCACCCCCGGTACACGGTGTCCGGCGGCGACGTGGGCGGCACCGTCGCCGAACTCCTCGCGGCCTGGGAACAACCCGAGCTCTACGTCGACGACCTGCGCCGCGCCGTCGAGCTGGGCCGCTGA
- a CDS encoding NADP-dependent oxidoreductase — MSQETPARMRAVSQERAGGPEVLRVVETDRPRPGPTEILVRVHAAGVNPADWKARARGAFLTGEVPPFTLGFDVSGVVEAVGIGVTVHRPGDEVFGMPRFPHPASAYAEYVTAPARRFARRPARLDHVQAAALPLAGLTAWQALVDTAEVRSGQRVLIHAAAGGVGHLAVQIAKARGAYVIATARQAKHDFLRELGADELIDYTTQDFAEAVRDVDVVLETVGGDYPARSLNTLRPGGTLVSILPLDPAFPADRAAAAGIRAAFVMVEPDLAALREIAALADDGRLRVHVETVLPLEEAAKAHTLGESGRTRGKIVLSVV; from the coding sequence ATGTCACAGGAGACACCGGCCCGGATGCGTGCCGTCAGCCAGGAGCGGGCCGGCGGCCCCGAGGTCCTGCGGGTCGTCGAGACCGACCGGCCGCGACCCGGACCCACCGAGATCCTGGTGCGGGTGCACGCGGCCGGCGTCAACCCCGCCGACTGGAAGGCACGGGCCCGCGGTGCCTTCCTGACCGGCGAAGTGCCGCCGTTCACCCTCGGGTTCGACGTCTCCGGAGTGGTGGAGGCGGTGGGCATCGGCGTCACCGTGCACCGTCCCGGCGACGAAGTCTTCGGCATGCCGCGCTTCCCGCACCCGGCGAGCGCCTACGCCGAGTACGTCACCGCACCGGCCCGCCGCTTCGCCCGCCGGCCCGCGCGGCTGGACCACGTCCAGGCCGCCGCCCTGCCGCTGGCCGGGCTCACCGCGTGGCAGGCGCTGGTCGACACCGCCGAGGTCCGCTCCGGGCAACGGGTCCTGATCCACGCGGCGGCAGGGGGCGTCGGCCACCTGGCCGTGCAGATCGCCAAAGCCCGCGGCGCGTACGTCATCGCCACCGCCCGGCAGGCCAAACACGACTTCCTGCGCGAACTGGGCGCCGATGAACTCATCGACTACACCACCCAGGACTTCGCCGAAGCCGTCCGCGACGTCGACGTCGTCCTGGAGACGGTCGGCGGCGACTACCCGGCCCGCTCCCTGAACACCCTGCGACCCGGCGGCACGCTCGTCTCCATCCTCCCGCTCGACCCCGCCTTCCCCGCCGACCGGGCCGCCGCCGCCGGGATCCGCGCCGCCTTCGTGATGGTCGAACCCGACCTCGCCGCCCTCCGGGAGATCGCGGCCCTCGCCGACGACGGCCGGCTACGGGTACACGTCGAGACGGTGCTGCCGCTGGAGGAGGCCGCGAAGGCACACACCCTGGGCGAGTCCGGACGGACACGGGGGAAGATCGTCCTGTCCGTGGTGTGA
- a CDS encoding GlxA family transcriptional regulator — MHRVAVLALHGVVPFELGIAGRVLGAARDARGRPLYTVTTCSVDGGAVQAEADYELAVHHDASVLGEADTVIVPPSHRLGTIREHGLLPDDLRAALAGVRPGTRMVAICNGAFVLGAAGLLDHRPATTHWREADLLQRLFPAARVDPDVLFVDDGDLLTSAGVAAGIDLCLHLVRRDHGSEVANEVARSCVVPPWRDGGQAQFIRRPVPRSAESGTAPTRAWVLERLAEPLSLADMARHAGVSVRTFTRRFRAEVGTSPGQWLVRQRVERALHLLETTDWPVDLVADRAGFGTGASLRQHLNAVVGITPQAYRRTFRGRRGPVPATV, encoded by the coding sequence ATGCATCGTGTCGCGGTCCTCGCCCTGCACGGCGTCGTTCCCTTCGAACTGGGCATCGCCGGGCGGGTCCTGGGCGCCGCGCGGGACGCCCGCGGCCGGCCGTTGTACACGGTGACGACGTGCAGTGTGGACGGCGGTGCGGTGCAGGCAGAGGCCGACTACGAACTGGCTGTCCACCACGACGCGTCGGTGCTGGGCGAGGCGGACACGGTGATCGTCCCGCCCTCGCACCGGCTCGGGACCATACGTGAACACGGCCTGCTGCCCGACGACCTGCGGGCGGCGCTGGCCGGGGTGCGCCCGGGCACGCGTATGGTGGCCATCTGCAACGGTGCCTTCGTGCTCGGGGCAGCCGGGCTGCTCGACCACCGTCCCGCCACCACGCACTGGCGCGAGGCCGACCTGCTGCAACGTCTCTTCCCCGCCGCCCGGGTCGATCCGGACGTGCTCTTCGTGGACGACGGCGACCTGCTGACCTCGGCGGGGGTCGCGGCCGGGATCGACCTGTGCCTGCATCTGGTGCGCCGGGACCACGGCAGCGAGGTCGCCAACGAGGTGGCGCGTTCCTGTGTCGTTCCGCCGTGGCGCGACGGCGGCCAGGCCCAGTTCATCCGCCGCCCGGTGCCCAGGTCCGCCGAGTCCGGTACGGCCCCCACCCGGGCCTGGGTACTGGAACGCCTCGCCGAACCGCTGTCACTGGCCGACATGGCCCGGCACGCCGGGGTCAGCGTGCGCACCTTCACCCGCCGCTTCCGCGCCGAGGTGGGCACCAGCCCCGGCCAGTGGCTCGTACGGCAGCGCGTGGAGCGGGCGCTGCACCTGCTGGAAACCACCGACTGGCCGGTCGACCTGGTCGCCGACCGCGCCGGATTCGGCACCGGTGCCTCACTGCGCCAGCACCTCAACGCGGTGGTGGGGATCACACCGCAGGCGTACCGCAGGACGTTCCGGGGCCGGCGCGGGCCGGTACCGGCCACCGTCTGA